One segment of Castanea sativa cultivar Marrone di Chiusa Pesio chromosome 3, ASM4071231v1 DNA contains the following:
- the LOC142628174 gene encoding histidine kinase CRE1-like → MGLKTQQSQSQQHHSVAVRLNEQMGSKRGFIQAIRDWLLTLLLIWIMVMVFLSMIVYNRIDADNRVRRKDLLVSMCDQRARMLQDQFSVSVNHVHALAILVSTFHYYKNPSAIDQETFAEYTARTAFERPLLSGVAYAQRVMDSDRENFERQHGWTIKTMEEREPSPVRDEYAPVIFSQESVSYLQSLDMMSGEEDRENILRARATGKAVLTSPFRLLGSHHLGVVLTFPVYKSKLSVSATVEERIESTAGYVGGAFDVESLVENLLGQLAANQAILVNVYDITNSSNPLAMYGHQCQDVDMSHFHESKLDFGDPFRKHQMICRYHEKAPMSWAALTTAFFTFVIGLLVGYILYTAASHIAKVEDDFHEMQELKVRAEAADVAKSQFLATVSHEIRTPMNGILGMLALLLDTELSSTQRDYAQNAQACGKALIALINEVLDRAKIEARKLELEAVPFDLRSILDDVLSLFSEKSRNKGIELAAFVSDKVPEIVMGDPRRFRQIITNLVGNSVKFTERGHIFVEVHLAEQEKATVNAKADTCLNGGSGGGVFKAENCLNGGSDGGVFKAETCLNGGSGGGVFKTETCLNGGSNGGVVKAECLNGGSDGGVFLCCGHQFKTLSGCEVADERNSWDTFKHLIADEEFRPDASHNMLNTNEASEDVTLMVSVEDTGIGIPISAQDRVFMPFMQADSSTSRNYGGTGIGLSISKCLVELMGGQISFISRPQVGSTFSFTAIFGRCKKNAYNDKKKANSEDLPSGFGGLKAIVVDEKPVRAAITKYHLNRLGILVKVAGSIKIAIAMCGKNGSLTSRNFQPDLVLVEKDIWVSGEEGGLNFQLLDWKQNGHVFSLPKMILLATNISNAEFDKAKAAGFSDTVIMKPLRASMVAACLQQVLGIGKKRQQGKDMPNGTPYLQSLLSGKKILVVDDNMVNRRVAAGALKKFGADVDCAESGKAALALLQLPHNFDACFMDIQMPEMDGFEATRRIRLMESKANEQMNGGDTDEGANRKREWHVPILAMTADVIHATYEECLKCGMDGYVSKPFEEENLYQAVAKFFKSKPMSAS, encoded by the exons ATGGGTTTGAAGACACAGCAGAGTCAGTCTCAACAGCACCACTCTGTGGCTGTGAGgttaaacgagcaaatggggaGCAAAAGAGGGTTCATTCAAGCCATCAGGGACTGGCTTCTAACGTTGCTTCTGATTTGGATCATGGTGATGGTTTTCTTGAGCATGATAGTGTACAATCGCATAGATGCTGATAACAGAGTAAGGAGGAAGGATTTACTGGTAAGCATGTGTGATCAGAGAGCTAGGATGTTACAAGATCAGTTTAGTGTTAGTGTTAATCATGTGCACGCCCTTGCCATCCTTGTTTCCACTTTCCATTACTACAAGAACCCTTCAGCAATTGATCAG GAAACATTTGCGGAGTACACAGCTAGAACCGCTTTTGAGCGGCCATTACTGAGTGGTGTGGCCTATGCACAGAGAGTGATGGATTCAGACAGGGAAAATTTTGAGAGACAACATGGTTGGACAATAAAGACAATGGAGGAGAGGGAGCCTTCCCCGGTGCGAGATGAATATGCACCTGTGATATTCTCTCAGGAAAGCGTTTCTTACCTTCAATCACTTGACATGATGTCAGGAGAG GAAGACCGAGAAAACATTTTGAGGGCGAGGGCTACTGGTAAAGCTGTTTTGACTAGCCCCTTCAGGCTTCTAGGATCTCATCATCTTGGTGTTGTGCTTACATTCCCTGTTTACAAATCCAAGCTCTCTGTGAGTGCAACAGTGGAAGAGCGCATTGAATCAACTGCAGG ATATGTTGGTGGAGCCTTTGATGTTGAGTCCCTTGTGGAGAATTTACTTGGGCAACTTGCTGCAAATCAGGCGATATTAGTGAATGTGTATGATATCACCAATTCCTCTAATCCCCTAGCCATGTACGGTCACCAATGTCAAGATGTTGACATGTCTCATTTCCATGAGAGCAAGCTTGATTTTGGAGATCCTTTCAGGAAGCATCAAATGATATGTAG ATATCATGAGAAGGCACCCATGTCTTGGGCAGCACTAACCACTGCATTCTTTACGTTTGTGATTGGTTTACTGGTGGGTTATATCTTATATACTGCAGCAAGTCACATTGCTAAAGTTGAGGATGATTTCCACGAAATGCAAGAACTGAAAGTTCGTGCAGAAGCCGCTGATGTTGCAAAATCTCAG TTTCTAGCTACTGTTTCTCACGAAATCAGAACACCCATGAATGGCATCCTCG GGATGCTCGCTCTGCTTCTAGATACAGAGTTAAGTTCAACACAGAGAGATTATGCCCAAAATGCTCAAGCCTGTGGGAAGGCACTGATAGCATTAATTAATGAGGTGCTTGATCGGGCAAAAATTGAAGCTCGCAAGTTAGAGCTGGAAGCAGTCCCATTTGACCTCAGATCCATACTAGATGATgttctctctttattttctgaGAAGTCTAGAAACAAGGGCATTGAG CTGGCAGCGTTTGTTTCTGATAAAGTTCCTGAAATTGTTATGGGGGATCCGAGGAGGTTCAGACAAATTATTACAAATCTTGTGGGAAACTCTGTTAAA TTCACTGAACGAGGACATATATTTGTTGAAGTCCATCTAGCTGAACAAGAAAAAGCCACTGTAAATGCAAAAGCTGATACTTGTTTGAACGGAGGATCGGGTGGAGGCGTATTTAAAGCTGAAAATTGTTTGAATGGCGGATCGGATGGAGGTGTATTTAAAGCTGAAACTTGTTTGAATGGAGGATCAGGTGGAGGTGTATTTAAAACTGAAACTTGTTTGAATGGAGGATCAAATGGAGGTGTAGTTAAAGCTGAATGTTTGAATGGAGGATCAGATGGAGGTGTATTTTTATGTTGTGGACATCAGTTTAAAACCTTAAGTGGTTGTGAAGTTGCTGATGAGCGGAACAGTTGGGATACCTTTAAGCATCTGATTGCTGATGAAGAATTTCGTCCTGATGCTTCGCATAATATGTTGAATACTAATGAAGCATCTGAAGATGTCACTTTGATGGTATCTGTAGAGGATACAGGGATTGGTATTCCCATATCTGCTCAGGATCGAGTTTTCATGCCCTTTATGCAGGCAGATAGCTCAACCTCTAGAAATTATGGAGGAACTGGTATAGGCTTGAGCATTAGTAAGTGTCTGGTTGAGCTTATGGGTGGTCAGATAAGTTTCATAAGCCGACCTCAGGTTGGCAGCACATTTTCATTTACTGCCATTTTTGGGAGGTGTAAGAAAAATGCATACAATGATAAGAAAAAGGCTAATTCTGAAGATTTGCCTTCTGGTTTTGGAGGATTGAAAGCAATAGTAGTTGATGAGAAACCAGTTAGAGCTGCTATAACCAAATACCATTTAAATAGACTTGGTATCCTGGTCAAAGTCGCTGGTAGCATCAAGATTGCCATTGCTATGTGTGGAAAAAATGGTTCTCTGACATCTCg AAACTTCCAGCCAGATTTAGTTCTAGTTGAAAAGGATATATGGGTCTCTGGTGAGGAAGGTGGTCTAAATTTTCAGCTATTGGACTGGAAACAGAATGGGCATGTGTTTAGTTTGCCTAAGATGATTCTTCTTGCAACGAATATCAGTAATGCTGAATTTGATAAAGCAAAGGCGGCAGGATTTTCAGATACTGTCATCATGAAACCTTTGAGGGCAAGTATGGTTGCTGCATGTCTTCAGCAGGTGCTAGGGATAGGGAAGAAGAGGCAACAGGGGAAAGACATGCCTAATGGAACTCCTTACCTGCAGAGCCTACTTAGTGGCAAGAAAATTTTAGTGGTTGATGACAATATGGTTAACCGCAGAGTTGCTGCAGGTGCACTAAAGAAGTTTGGAGCTGATGTAGACTGTGCTGAGAGTGGCAAAGCTGCACTGGCGTTGCTTCAACTACCACATAATTTTGATGCTTGCTTCATGGATATTCAGATGCCAGAAATGGATGG GTTTGAGGCAACCCGTCGGATACGCCTAATGGAGAGCAAAGCAAATGAGCAAATGAATGGTGGAGACACAGATGAAGGAGCTAATCGAAAGAGAGAGTGGCATGTGCCAATATTAGCCATGACAGCCGACGTGATTCATGCCACATATGAGGAGTGCTTGAAATGTGGGATGGATGGATATGTCTCGAAGCCCTTTGAGGAAGAGAATCTTTACCAGGCAGTTGCCAAGTTCTTCAAATCCAAACCCATGTCAGCCTCATAA
- the LOC142626854 gene encoding putative galactinol--sucrose galactosyltransferase 1: MRRACSESVDHMFLPFEFARELWCLVLSFLGVMWVMPRGLRFMCVFRFKMWWMTQRMGNCGQDIPFETQFLIVEARDGSNVEQGSKDGMDQSALYVAFLPILEGDFRAVLQGNEQNELEICLESGDPAVEDFEGSHFTFGFCGCWTRPL; this comes from the exons ATGCGTAGGGCTTGTAGTGAGTCGGTGGACCATATGTTCTTACCTTTTGAGTTTGCTAGAGAATTATGGTGTTTAGTCCTGAGTTTTTTAGGGGTGATGTGGGTTATGCCAAG GGGATTGAGGTTTATGTGTGTTTTTCGCTTCAAGATGTGGTGGATGACACAGAGGATGGGTAATTGTGGCCAAGACATACCCTTTGAGACCCAGTTTTTGATTGTTGAGGCACGCGATGGTTCTAATGTTGAACAAGGAAGCAAAGATGGCATGGACCAATCTGCCTTATATGTTGCTTTCTTACCAATTCTTGAAGGTGATTTCAGGGCTGTTCTTCAGGGAAACGAGCAGAATGAGTTGGAAATTTGCTTGGAAAGTG GAGATCCAGCTGTTGAGGATTTCGAGGGGAGTCATTTCACATTTGGTTTTTGTGGCTGCTGGACCAGACCCCTTTGA
- the LOC142628740 gene encoding NAD kinase 2, chloroplastic-like, whose product MQSRDSAKALALAGLAAVGRDYYGVFPLRGKLLNVREATAKQLTDNKEIGLATHKNGTQPSFYTMPEYESWKHKLTGNASGWSIKYYKGLGTSTSKEGREYFANLEKHWKDFIWEDEQDGEAIELPSTHLDQMGKLIKYSDFVNKELILFSMADLQRSIPSMVDGLKPESCESGKNLYPEPQKSPADNGKYLIGDILVATVPVVNGLGKGERSSLMKENISTIVTNNFDEHVTSKSVLKDHKINGGAALVSASDDLATIGGDMCASATGVVRVQSRRKAEMFLVQTDGFSCTREKVTESSLAFTHPSTQQQMLMWKSTPKTVLLLKKLGQELMEQAKEVASFLYYEEKMNVLVEPDVHDIFARIPGFGFIQTFYSQDTSDLHERVDFVACLGGDGVILDASNLFRDAVPPVVSFNLGSLGFLTSHTFDDYKQDLRQVIHGNNTVDGVYITLRMRLRCEIFRNGKAMPGKVFDVLNEVVLDRGSNPYLSKIECYEHDRLITKVQGDGVIVATPTGSTAYSTAAGGSMVHPNVPCMLFTPICPHSLSFRPVILPDSARLEMKIPNDARSNAWVSFDGKRRQQLSRGDSVQISISQHPLPTVNKSDQTGDWFHSLIRCLNWNERLGQKAL is encoded by the exons ATGCAGTCAA GAGATTCAGCTAAGGCTCTTGCA TTGGCTGGGCTTGCTGCTGTGGGTCGAGATTACTATGGTGTGTTCCCATTGAGAGGTAAATTGCTCAATGTGAGGGAAGCCACCGCTAAACAGCTCACTGATAATAAAGAAATTGG GTTG GCAACTCACAAAAATGGGACACAACCATCATTTTATACCATGCCTGAGTACGAGTCATGGAAGCACAAGTTGACAGGCAATGCAAGTGGGTGGTCTATCAAGTACTATAAG GGGTTGGGAACAAGCACATCAAAGGAAGGAAGAGAGTACTTTGCAAATCTTGAGAAACACTGGAAAGATTTTATTTGGGAAGATGAACAGGATGGGGAGGCCATTGAGCTG CCTAGTACTCACCTTGATCAGATGGGCAAGCTCATAAAATACAGTGACTTTGTCAACAAGGAGCTTATATTGTTTTCAATGGCAGATCTTCAGAGGTCCATTCCCTCCATGGTTGATGGCCTGAAGCCTG AGTCTTGCGAGTctggaaaaaatttatatccaGAGCCCCAAAAATCACCTGCTGACAATGGGAAGTATTTGATTGGTGATATTTTGGTTGCCACTGTTCCAGTTGTGAATGGACTGGGCAAAGGGGAAAGGTCTTCtttgatgaaagaaaatatCTCTACAATTGTGACTAATAACTTTGATGAGCATGTAACATCCAAATCTGTACTGAAAGATCATAAGATCAATGGCGGAGCTGCCTTAGTTTCAGCCAGTGATGACCTGGCTACGATTGGAGGTGATATGTGTGCTTCTGCAACTGGTGTTGTAAGGGTGCAGTCAAGAAGGAAAGCAGAAATGTTTTTAGTTCAAACAGATGGATTTTCTTGTACCAGAGAAAAGGTGACAGAATCCTCCTTGGCCTTCACTCATCCTAGTACCCAGCAGCAGATGCTTATGTGGAAATCGACACCAAAGACTGTATTGTTGTTAAAGAAACTGGGGCAAGAGCTCATGGAACAAGCTAAAGAG GTTGCCTCTTTTCTGTATTATGAAGAGAAAATGAATGTTCTTGTGGAACCTGATGTGCATGACATATTTGCTAGAATCCCAGGGTTTGGATTTATTCAGACTTTTTATAGTCAAGACACCAG TGATCTACATGAAAGGGTTGATTTTGTGGCTTGCTTGGGGGGAGATGGGGTTATACTAGATGCGTCAAATTTATTTAGAGATGCTGTGCCCCCTGTTGTATCATTTAATCTTGGATCTCTTGGATTTCTGACTTCCCATACT TTTGATGACTATAAACAAGACTTAAGACAAGTCATCCATGGAAATAACACTGTGGATGGTGTCTATATAACTCTTAGAATGCGCCTTCGATGTGAAATTTTTCGAAATGGTAAAGCAATGCCTGGGAAAGTATTTGATGTCCTAAATGAGGTCGTTCTTGATCGGGGTTCTAATCCATACCTCTCTAAAATTGAATGCTATGAACATGACAGGCTCATAACCAAG GTGCAAGGTGATGGAGTCATTGTAGCCACACCAACAGGAAGTACCGCTTACTCTACAGCTGCAGGAGGTTCCATG GTGCATCCAAATGTTCCTTGCATGCTGTTTACACCAATCTGCCCCCACTCCCTCTCATTTAGACCGGTTATACTTCCGGATTCGGCAAGATTGGAAATGAAG ATTCCAAACGATGCTAGAAGCAATGCATGGGTTTCTTTTGATGGGAAGAGAAGGCAGCAACTCTCACGAGGAGATTCTGTACAAATATCTATAAGCCAGCACCCACTTCCAACAGTTAACAAGTCTGACCAGACAGGTGATTGGTTTCACAGCTTGATTCGCTGCCTAAATTGGAATGAAAGGCTAGGTCAAAAGGCCCTTTGA